TCATACTTATTTGAAGTTCCTTTTCTTCGGCCTTCAGTTGAATGCTTATGTTGctcttttcatttgtttgcGTAGAATCGTTTTCCAGGGCCTCTGTGAGTTCGCAGAATAGGCTCCTTCCGTACGTGTTCGGGGGTTGGTTCTGTCCCTGTGCATTAGTATCACCACTAATGCCTCCACTGTTGTAGAGATTTGGTGATGGAGGAGGTTCATCCCTGACGCGGCTGATGAGGTGTCCAATTGGGAGGTCATTCAGACGGTTCCCTGGATGGCCAAGCGCGTGACCTCCTAAATGGCCACTTGGGCGACTAAATGAGGGGCTACTCGAATGGCTAACCGAATAGCTTCCTGAGTGGATGCTCCCATGCCTACGTCTGTGATCATTTGTATGGCTAGCTGAGTGGACAATTAAGGGGTTAACAACATGTCGAATCGAGTGACTAGCAGAATGTCCAATTAAGTGGGTAGCAGAGTGTTCAATTGAGTGGCTTCGTTCTTCTCCACTTGCGTGGCTTACCGAGTGACTTGCCAAGTAACCTACTTGCGAACTGGCGCCTCGACTAACAGGCAAAATAACCTGTGAACGGACAGCGCGATTGACATGCGGGCTATCTCCCCCACTAACTCCGCGGTGGAAAAAGGGACTACCGTCTCGACTGCTAGCGTGACTGGTACTGTGACTGACGGAGAGGCCCTGGGACTCCCGCTCGTCCCCCCATCTTGCACTTTGGCTCAGGTGGAAAATGGAACTCGAAGCGCTCCCGAGGCGTATGCCATTTATTTCTATTCGACTTTGGTCGAGGCTGACTGACGGAGTAACCTCTATGATGGTGTTGTTATTCCTCTCCCCTTCTACTTCTCCCCTTTTCGAAGAATCCAAACTCAGATGTCTCGGTTGAATGGCCATCAGGCTCCTTTCATTTGGAGGagattcttcttcccctttgtaTTTTCGTGAGCTTATTTGTTTGGATGACTGTTCTCCTTCTTTAATGCTGGGTTCCTTCGTTTGGCCCTTGCTTCCCTTTGAATTCTTCATTTGGCCAATTTTTGCCTTAGCACGTTTCACTGGGGGAGTGTCCAAATCCTGCTTCGCCCCTCTCGACGCGCTCTTCTTGCCAAGgctctttttgttctttccccccttgtTCTTTGCGCGTGCTTTGGGatttttgttttgtgtgTCACCTGTGACTTGTGTACTTTGCTTGTTCTTCAGGccatccttttcctttctctccACTTTGGCGTCCCCGCCGGGTTGTCCCACCTTCCCCTGGATGACattattctctttttcctttgaaaCTACGCTGTTGCTCCTCgatgtcaattttttttcgtcgtGTAGAAGTAATACAGCCGCAATGTCGCTTTTCTTTATActagctcctttttttttttgttttttctctattaTCATGTTAGGTTTggaattttgttttccttgtttgtcatttatttttttcttcttcttgggtgcacttccccttttggttTTGCCTTTCCCCAACACGTGGTCGTTGGACGCATGTTGAACtttcatatgtgtatgaaaaaaaaaaaaaaaagaaaaaaagtaagggACTCAcattaaagggaaaatgtgTTAAGGTTTAAGCAATGATCAAGTTGACGTGTTAACTTATGTAAGATATCAATGTGtgttgtcaaaaaaaaaaaaaaaaaaaaaaaaaaaaagacggaaaaaaatgatcaatgttgtttttgttctctgtgttttgttctccttttcccttttgtggCATTGATGAGTTGTGAAAAGACGCGCGCATGGGTGTGCCCATAAGGACGAGTCATGAATAAATGAAGTCAAAAATGTCGCACTATATGGCGAAGCGACGAAAAACAAAGCTAATGTACGTGAAAGACACGTCTACCTCCTTTTATATAGCCATTTAAATCGTCTTTTTGATTagctttttttcctttttttttaaattgtatgaatgttcataaaaaaaaaaaaaaaattcaggtaaaaggaaaaaaaaaaaaaaaaggctagcTGGTCAAATGCAGCCGTCGTCAAAATTAACAACCCAAAACTGGGCACAGAACAAGGGAAAAGCTCATGTTTAGCTCTAGAACCCTTCAGTTGCATTGTTTTCACCTGCACGTTCAGGCGAAAGAAAAGACAGTGCAGCTGTGCATAGGTTTAATGGTATTATTGCACATTTGTACGATGGCacagttatatatatatatatatgtatacgtatgtttttttttttttttttttccccccgcgTGCGCACATGCCAACGCGAGTAGCTACCTGTTGACTGCGAAACgtgagccttttttttttttttttttttcaaatcctGTGGGGCGAAAATTACGTTGAGCCAACTGATGCATCCCTTTTGTATAAGAGTTAACGGGttggtaaaggaaaaaaataaaaaaaaggaaaaaaagtttaccaggaaagaaacaaaacaaaggaaaatgaggacAAATTCTGTTCAGGCATTTTTGCCAAATGGGCACGGCGCTCCTGGAGAAGAATAAATGTGTGCCGCGCATATacacgaaaaaataaaataatataaaaaaaagaaggaaaaaatgaaaaaaaaagaagaaaaaaaagacatgtgttgcttttccttctttccggTGTTACCGAACTTTCACATTTCCCTTCGTTCACGTTTTTTTGGTTTAAATCCCGACTGGGGCCCCCTGCATGGGTGTTCAGTTACAGTCAATACGTCCTCTTCCTTTCGGGAGCTCCACCACCTTTCACTGGTTGTCTTTTCTGTAACGGTCCCTCATCAACGTTGTGACGTGCTCCTTAGCGAGTGTTAAGTTATGATTGAAAATGTAGTCTGTGTATATTTCGATGTACCTGTTCCGTAGAAACTTCCGATTCAGAGTTTCGCAGGCCTTTCTCGCTTCCTCCTCGTCGTCAAAATAAACATGTGCTTGACCTGTGGGTTTGTTTTTTACCCCCCTGATGATGTGAATAGGGTACCCTACCTTGGCCAATTGGAAATTCTTAAAGaagctttttatttcttcttctccaacATCGAATGGTAGTCCTCTCAATTTCAGCCTAGGCAGGttaactttttcttcttgcacATGTTGATATTCGCTGAAAAATCTTCGAAACTTTTGGGTGGGTATTTTCTGCAACTCCCGTAAAGGTGTGCCCTGCATATAGGCTCTGCTAAAAAGCTTGCATGGCTTTCCTATGAGCCCATTACCTTTCTGCACTGTTGACATCATTTTGTATGCTCGTGTAACTTCCGCTAAGTAGGTGCTTGGGCACTTAGGGGACTACCCACCACCGCCTCCCCTTGTGCtaattttccaaatgggtgaaaaacagaaaagttCGCCTAATGTCGTTAACCCCGTATCACCATAGAGGTTCATCCTTTGGCACatatccaaaaaaaaaaaatttcaaatggTACCCTTTTGACGAAGGGATGGCTGACATGAGCCcagcagaaaaaaggaaaaaaaaaaattgtaccgCTACCTGTGTTCCGTAAGCCCAACTGAATGACTGATTCGGTACCGCGTGGGGTACACGTCGAGAAGGGGAGTGCATGTGCGAGGAAATGTGCAGGCATATGTCAATTGCGACGAACATCATTAAGAGATAAACGTGGCAAGTGTTACAAACGTAGCAAATTTTACAAACGTGGCAAATTTTACAAACGTGGCAAATTTTACAAACGTGGCAAATTTTACAAACGTGGGAAAAGTGGCAAATACGGAGAAACCTGACGAGCTAAGGGAACAGCCAAGCCGCACCTTTTAATTTCACGTACGAAAACACTCGCCGGCCACTTCAACGCGGAAGAAGGCGAAAAATTTTCCCGACTTAATTTGCTTTGCTTTTCCTCAAACATTTAAACCCCTATTACACGTGGAGTTTATGCATTCTGTAGGAAGCAACAGAGAAAGCTTCATGACAAACCTACGAAAGGTCAATCGCCAGAAGAAAGTATGGACGAGAATATCAGCTGCAGTTTCGGTGGCGGCGTCAGCAGTGGCGGTAGCGGCAGTAGTGATGCtcgtttaaaaagaatagaagaagaaaaaaaaaattttaatggaaaCAACTTAAACTTACTATTAGCGGACTTGAAAATGATGACTGCATACGAAATGTCGTCGGAGTGGAACGAcacgaaaatgatgaacgAGTGTTTCAACAACTTCTCCTGGTTCGACTCAAGAGTTCTTAAAAATATGCAGAATTATTTAAGTGCGGACGAAGTCGAACGCTCCAAGATTGATTACGCATATAACACCTTGTTCCCGAAGCCAGTGGACGTGAAGGACACAAAGATGAATATGATGTCTCTCTGGATCAAGTCGCGTATTCATTACAACAATAGTTTTTTCCCGTTGCAGCTGTCCCCGTACGATGCGTGATCAGAGTTGTGGAAAGGAGCGTGCCAAGTCTGCTTGTGCCCGTTACACATACCTTCACCACAGCGTGCTTAATGGGGCTTATTCGTGTATTGTCTTTTATGATCATTTATCatcattattatcattattatctTTATTATCTTTattatcgtttttttttttttttttttttttttttttttttttaactctgTTCACGCCAACTCCCTTTGCCTGAACGGCCAACTTCTCCCATGAAGCTCTGTCCATATAATATGTGCTCATGCAAAGTGGCAGACCATAACCTTCATATGCTTAACTGTTATTCCTTGTAAGTTGCTCACAGGAGGGGAACCCCTCGTGAAAAGGATATACCGCTCGAAGTGGTAAAAACATGTTTAGGCGGGAGAGTGTAGAAAAGcaagtttctttttttctactgTCATGCTCGTTATTCGTAATAGTTTTGAAGTGTTCCTCTTCGTGATGGGAATGCGAAGGGAAGAGTGGACCCATCACCACCGCATGGGGAGACAAGAAAAGCTAGGCCTCACATTTACACTTGGGGTTATGCCTACTCTCCCCCGTGTGTGCATGCAAACAATTCTGCTCACACTAAAACTTCGTCTATCTTACGCCCCAACTGGTCGACATTTTCGTAGAACTTATTCAAAACGAAGAGGGGCACATCCAGGGCCTCCTTTATGTAGATATTCGTGGCAAGTTCCTCGTGTTCAGCACCGTGGAAGTGGTTCATCATCTGCCCATCATTCGTATTGGCTACTTCACCTGTGAGGAGGGAAGGGGAGAACCTTTCATGGGATGCATCtagaaaagggagaaactTTATCATGCTCATCTGTGCAACGACTCCCCCTGAGCGACCGCACGCACGGAATGGAAGAGTACACATGTGTTTGTATATCTTTCCATGCGAACGGGAAAACAGGCGCTCGCCCAAACGAATCAGTCGAAGAAAAGTACTCACCAAGATTCAGTGCATCCGATGTGAAGAGACATGCGGGTGGAGACACTGGGGAGAAGCCACCCCGATAAGCCACGTGTACACACACaggagaaaatagaaaaagataTTCAATCATAttgtaaatggaaaaaatattttcaaaaaaatattttattatgttCTTGGCTTCTTCAATGTGGAAGAGGATAAATTGTGCGTAGACTCGTTTTTGTTCATCTCCTTCCAGGGGAATTGAATCTTTACTCTCGTCTTCCTTGTTGTgatccatttcttttttttctaattcaTTCGTACTCATTCCATTCTGGTTGTCTGTCTCCTCTTCCGGTTTctgttttatatttatgcTGATTGGTTGTTTGGTTGAGGTAGTATGTTTCCCCTCTTTCCTCGGGATTTCGTTGGAGAGTCTTCCCATATTGTTGCTGTTCATGGAGTGTGATTCATCCTCATCGTAAGTACATCCTTCCTGTTGAGCAACGTTCCTGATGAAATCGCTTTGCGCTCTTGGGTGAGCAATCCAAGCGtactgtatatttttattcatcatatggaagaaataattaattgtttttttttttcttcctttcttttcactTAAATTATCTCTGATACTACGCATAGTCATAAGAATGATGGAGAGAAATAAATTAAGTTTGTACACGTCCAACCCTATTTTGTTAGCGAAGAGGATGGCTTGTATCACTACGTCTATAACCAGTTTGCGCTTGTGTGCACCTTTCGAAGATTTCCGGTTTCCGTACAGGCACTTGGCTATCTCGTCGCCGATAATCTTCTGTTCGTCATTCACGTTTTTCTCGTTGAACAGGTGGTTCGAgagtttctttttcccttgtcCATTTTGCGACGACTTCCCATAtagttttttcccctcaattcctagttctttttcctctcttttttgCAGTCCCTGTCCTTCCTTTACACTTTCTCTCACCAAGCAGTCGTCTGAACAGAAAACCAACTCAGAATTCCTTAAAGACATAATTTTGTGCACCCCCCCTTTGAAGTGATTGGCGTGTTTAAAAAGTTCCAGTATGCCCTGCAACATTtcgatggagaaaaaaattacgacaTCCTCATGGTAGAGGTTTTCCATCGCTGTCATTAGGAAATTGTAAAGGGGAGACACAACCTCTCAATGTGTAGACATAAAATGGTGAAGAGCACAACGTGGGATGTTCcttaattcttcttttcaacGATTAAAGAaatggacatttttttttttttctatgcatTTGAGGATATCATCCATTTGGACGATTTTATGATCTTGTTggctcctccctttttttttaaatttttttttttttttctccaaaatagAGTATTCGAAAggggaattttttcattgtgCTCGCTGTGAAATTACCCCCCACgagaggtgaaaaaaaaaaaaaaaaaaaaaaaaaaaaaatgtcgtaTGATCCGCCTTCCCCCAGGGGTGCAATTTAAAGGGGCAAGAAATATATGGGTAAAGGAGCCGCTGAAAATTTCATTAACTTTTTTATCAACAGGGCGGCATAAATTGTTCCTTTATGTTACCCCTTAAAATGCCCCCTCTGtgggagggagaaaaaaaaaaaaaaaaaaaaaaaatacatacaaacgtacatacatacatacatacatacatacatacatacatacatacatacatgcatatgtacatatatgtatgtaaccCGCAAAGATGATGAAACAAATGGAGGAGTAATCTATTCTAGCATGTGAAGGCGTATGCGTGTATGAACCCTATGTGAGGAAATATACAACAGAGAAGAGAGGTGCCCCCCTGAACGCGTAACTCTAACACGCCAAGGGCGAACTCATCCCCGTGCATCCACTTGCCTGCGTAGGCTCGTCTTGGatgcttttttcctctcctcccATGGATCATGCTTGAACGGGTGGGAGGGAAGTATGTCAAGAGGAAGATCCCCCAATAATCAAAAAATCAAAGTGATTCAATAACCGCAGAGCCATTGCGGAGaccaaatggggagaaacAACGTTTACCAGTGTAGAGCCCTCCTTTGGCGGATCTGCAGAAGAACGTTTGTTCTTCCCACGCCCCCCTGGGGGAGCAAATCAAATGATGGATTTGTTGCAAAGTTAGAGAAAGTGGCACGTAtacaaggaaaacaaaacacaCGAACCGATAAAAGAACACTGTTCCTCACTGTACACACAAAAGGTAAAGAAGAGAGCACAGAGGTGAAGGACACAAATCCACTTGGTCTGACTTGGCGCGTAGGAAATATTATGAAGAAGTACAAGCTACACGTAACATATTATTCAGTTTTCTTCTCCctattttgcatattttcatACTGCGTTATAAAGCTACTGATTATGGTTCTACATGAACCGGTGTCTGTTAAAATGGTGAAGGAGAGGGTATTAATGGACCAGGCGTTGGTAGAAGAGTATGAGCAAGTGGCATTCTCTCCCTTCTGGACTGGCTATATAAATGATGATCATGCTCGAATAATTATTAACATAAAAAGTTcgacgaaaaaaaacaaaaaggggaaagttaTTGCAAATCTTGTAAAGAAGGACGAAACATGGATCATTAAGACATTAACCTATTACACAGTTAAAAAGAATGATAACTTAAACACAGACGACTTGAAGACTCTGCGTCAAAGTGACAGCCAAACTTCCCTGTGCCCGGTGGATCACAAATCTTTGGGTGCACCCAAAGTTAAGGGCTAGCCACAGGGatgtcgaaaaaaaaaaaaaaaaaaaaaaaaaaaaaaaaaagccatcGCAGCAGTGTAACCGGAGTAGTGTCACGTCAACCTATCCTTCTTAGGACATTCTCCTCCAGATATTTTATCTTATCCtatggaacaaaaaaaaaaaaaaaaaagaattttacaCACAAGTACATGTACTAAATGAActtcacacctttttttttttgtttgctttCTTAAAAATGACCATCTGTCCATCTGCTATTACCTCCTTGGACTTGTTCTTCCAGCTTGTGTACTCCACTGTGAGTACCTGTACATGTGTCGACGGGGGAGGAGTAGTCGGGGGAAGTGAATTGAAATAGGGAGGCacacaggaaaaaagaaacccaCCGGGAGGATTCCTCCTGTACATCGAAAGTCCAGAGTATGTATCCACTCATGGTATTTCTCGCCATACCTTCCAGTTGAGCCTACGGAGGATGTAGTACTTCAACCTACTTTTCGCGTTCAGTTCCCCTCCGAAGGTGTAGTAGTGCGTGAACCCATTAACTTCGATGCAGGTCTGCGAAGGGGAAGGACAGCATATAAAAGGATAGCATATGGAAGAACGGATCGTGGAAGGATGGATCGTGGAAGGATGGATCGTGGAAGGATGGATCGTGGAAGGATGGATCGTGGAAGGATGGATCGTGGAAGGATGGATCGTGGAAGGACGAGGGCCAGTATAACCGAAATGTCTCCCTGATCGTTCAGTTTATAATTTCCTCCAATGGAGGTAAACCTTCCACCCTGCGCAAACATATTACCCGCTTCTTCTGCAGAGCGAAGTCCAGGACATAGGGACCCATGGGGAATTCGCGCTCCGCCTTAAGACCCATTTCTTTCAGAAGCTTTTCTAGCTGTTTCTGCATCTTGGACACtgttaatgtattttttattttttttttttcgatcaTGTTGATGGCTTGTTGGTAGTCTCCCCCGAGTTCCCTTAGGAGGTAGAGCACTATGTGGACCTGTCAAGGGGAATAAAACGGTGTGTAAATGTGGAGATGCATTTCTACGTTGGCAAGTCTATTTATCATGTACGTGTGCCGCTACACTCGCCCTGTACCTGCTTGAGCTCTTCGTTCTTCAGCACGTTCACATTCTGCAGGAGGATTGCTGTGACATCTCTCAACACCTCCTGTAGGATATCAGTCGAGGTATCACGTGGCAGGTGGTTTGATTCCCCTTTTAACAAATCGACCTTTTCACAATCTCCAGCTAGCCACAGAGCCACGGAATAAACAATATTACACAGATACTTGGCTTCAAACTGGTTGTATTTTTTGTGGACATGCTGATGTAGCAGGTTGATGTAGAGATCCCGGTTAAGCTGTAGCATGGAGAGGCTGAGGAGGATGGTGCTTAGAACTCCCTTCTcctaaaaaaggggaagaagaaaaaaaaaaaaaaatgaagcacaTGTAGTTGCAGTCGCCGTTCAGTAGCTACACCGGTTTGTGCTCTGCTACACCGGTTTGTGCTCTGCTACACCGGTTTGTGCTCTGCTACACCGGTTTGTGCTCTGCTACACCGGTTTGTGCTCTGCTACACCGGTTTGTGCTCTGCTACACCGGTTTGTGCTCTGCTACACCGGTTTGTGCTCTGCTACACCGGTTAGTGCACCGTTACACCGGTTAGTGCACCGTTACACCGGTTTGTGTGCCCCACCTGACTCACTATCGGCATGAAAAAATCCCGGATGACGCTGCAAATCTCCCGAACCGTTGCCCCATCGTTGTAACTATGCTTGTTATAGACATACAAAATTATGGATAGGtcgaaaagagaaaacatgCGGACAGAACCTCTAATATAATGTTGTGTGAAGAATGTTATGATGTTAAAATCTAGGGAGCCCATTTTGTGTAGGTCTATAAGTAACTGGGTCAGCGTTCTCATGTCCTTGAACACGGGTTTCCTACTCATAATAGACTGCACAATTTTTGTAAGCAAAGAATACTTAATGAACTTTAGCTTACAGAACGTGTGTACCATAAAACTCATCTCGCATGTAGTCATTTCGTTCATGTGATTCATCAACAGTGTTGAGATAGTGTTCAGGATTTCCTTCTCCGTTAGGTTCAGCAGTTGTATGTTCTTCATTAAGTAaagcaatttattttttccgatATTTTCAATGTTCATACCCAGGGGtaacttcctcctttcaGCCCCCTCTGGGGGCATCTGTCCATCCCATGTTCCTTGGCCAACCCTTGCGCTCTTTGTAAATAATCGTACAAAGCTGTACAAACGGATTTGTTTGCATCCAAGTTGCATCATCGTACGCACAGCCAttgatggtggtggtggtgggggGGAAAGCCAGGGACCATCAGGTTAACGCAAACTTTATGGagattttcctcttccttctcctcctcctccgcCCCCCCTTAATGTCACTTCCTCACGGGTATACGTTCTCCTCTCTGTGCCTCCTCCCTGACATCCTTCCGCGTGGATTCAACGGAAAAGGGGGTAAACGTGTAGTCATGTGAGCGGAGGAGCTGCTCAGTTTCACGCGGCGATAGTAATGGGATTACCCTCATGTACCGacgcacatgcacatatggtGAAAATACTTCTCTATAGCTCCATCAAAAGTAATATATCTCTCACTTGGATCCTTTTCCTTGGGTCCAAATAACAACGGTGCGCAGCACTACCGGAGACCTGTAAGAGAAAGCTCCTCTCTGTGCGGAGTTATTTAAGGGGGTGCACCATAGCGGGGCAAAACGCGTATAAAGCCAAACTTGTTTAATGGGGATTAAAACAGATGGATAAAAATGTCCATCCCTGTCGTGTAATTTTGTAAGCCACATTTCTGTGTTTCGTGAAGTTTGGTTCGAACGCAAAGGTTGAGGATATGCTCCCCTGTTCGCTCACCCTTCCATccatggaaagaaaaaaaaaaaaaaaaaaaaaaaaaatcgcataCTACCACGCGCACAATtgcgaatatatatatatatatgtaaaacaCGGCATGGAAGGAACTAAACCAAATGGGTATCTAACCATTGATGTGCATGTGGAGCACAGATGATCATGTATACCCTTGGAAGAAGGGGATCCCCCCGAAGGGGTGTGATCAGCCCTCTGTACAAGTTCGCCACCCGAGGGGTTAACACACACAAGGGAGACACTACAGAACCTGATAAAGGGATACCGCCCTCTTCTAACGACGGATCCACCCCTGATGTGGAGGGCTTGTTGGTGAGGTACAAAAATCTGGGCACTAAAGACAAAGTCCACCTAATCACTACCCACCTACGAAATATAAAAGATGCGGACATCAGTACGATATACAATTttgtgagagaaaaaaaacctgTGAGAGGAATGCACCAACAGGAGCACAACGAACCGAACGAacatgaaaggaaaaggaaaataaaaatacttaAAATACAAAAGCCACCATTCATGCAACAAAGAAGTAGTAAAAAAACTTCGCGAAGTAATTTGTCCTTCAAGAATGACTACAACAGTGATGAATACGTGGAGTGcctggagaaggagaaggagttgAAGGGTGCAGAGCAGTACACACTGGTTGAAGATTTGTACAAGGCATACATCTATAGCAGAGCCTTCACGACCTTGTCGAACCAATACAGGACGAAGCATACCATATCGAATGACTTTCTACATGTGATGATTCGAGCTATAAGAAGTTCCATCATGGAGAGAGTAAACCCCACACTAGTGAACGAATTTGCTAACTTCAAAAATCCATATATGCTGATGAAACAtgcttttgaaaattttattctccaTGGACATGTAAAGAACCCATATGAAGAATCGCTCATTTCGGAACATCTCAAGAGAAAGACGTATCTGAACGTTTTAAAGCTCGACAGCGCCGAGGTACCTGTGGAGGTGTATGAGCCTTTGGCATCCTTCCGTGGAGATGTGCATTACAACTACGATGTGAAGGAGAAGTTTGCCAGTATCATTCGTACTCAACTGGATATACTTGGCGTGATTGCGGGGGGAGAAACTCACGCGATGAGTAATTCTGCGGGTGATGACGCCACAGATAATGAGGGCGCTTCGACCTCCCTGAACACCGTGCTACGAATACTACCGGAAAACGCGTGTGCTCCATTCGAAAATTACCCCTTCGATAACCTCAAGGCCTTGAAGACgcaaatgaggaaaaggtaCATGGGTGGTATCAAAAACAGTAAGCCTATCAACGTGGAAGATGAGGAGCTGAGCCATATGAGGTACCCAAACCTACAGTCAGTTGCACATTCCTTGCCATCAGATTCTAAATATAGAGCAAATGTTATACACGCAATTAAGGTATTGGAAAGATCCAAGCATTGGGACCATGCCAGTAAAATTAAAGCTATCAACACCCTCGTCGATGTCTGGAATAATATGCACGCTAGTGATCATTATGAGAACTTGATGGATAAGTGCCTACCCGTTATTTACACCAAGGATATGTTACGCAAAACTAAGACTAGGCGGGACACATACAACCGGGGACTCGTCTACGTGCAGTCCCTCACCACACAGAAGCCACTCGGCGCGCGACAGAAAAAGGGCTAACATTATTCAAACGGTGAAAGCTTCTTACGcctttatttaattttaacTTGCTCTGTGTGAGTTGTGCCTTCCTTTAAAGGGgaattatatgcatataaaatgattgtccccttttttttttttttttttttttttttttttttcatcattactctttttttgtccatcCTCTGGGGTGGAATATGTACAGCGGCAAGCAAACATATCATTGTAAATTCATATTGTACTTTCACCACTCAACAGGACGATGTGTCAACAGAATGGCgttatgtgtgtatacatagcATAAGCGAGTGATGATATGTTCGCTTCGAAATTGCCC
Above is a window of Plasmodium knowlesi strain H genome assembly, chromosome: 6 DNA encoding:
- a CDS encoding RNA-binding protein, putative, with the translated sequence MMSTVQKGNGLIGKPCKLFSRAYMQGTPLRELQKIPTQKFRRFFSEYQHVQEEKVNLPRLKLRGLPFDVGEEEIKSFFKNFQLAKVGYPIHIIRGVKNKPTGQAHVYFDDEEEARKACETLNRKFLRNRYIEIYTDYIFNHNLTLAKEHVTTLMRDRYRKDNQ
- a CDS encoding RAP protein, putative, which produces MAVRTMMQLGCKQIRLYSFVRLFTKSARVGQGTWDGQMPPEGAERRKLPLGMNIENIGKNKLLYLMKNIQLLNLTEKEILNTISTLLMNHMNEMTTCEMSFMVHTFCKLKFIKYSLLTKIVQSIMSRKPVFKDMRTLTQLLIDLHKMGSLDFNIITFFTQHYIRGSVRMFSLFDLSIILYVYNKHSYNDGATVREICSVIRDFFMPIVSQEKGVLSTILLSLSMLQLNRDLYINLLHQHVHKKYNQFEAKYLCNIVYSVALWLAGDCEKVDLLKGESNHLPRDTSTDILQEVLRDVTAILLQNVNVLKNEELKQVHIVLYLLRELGGDYQQAINMIEKKKIKNTLTVSKMQKQLEKLLKEMGLKAEREFPMGPYVLDFALQKKRTCIEVNGFTHYYTFGGELNAKSRLKYYILRRLNWKVLTVEYTSWKNKSKEDKIKYLEENVLRRIG